Proteins co-encoded in one Prescottella sp. R16 genomic window:
- a CDS encoding peptidyl-tRNA hydrolase, whose protein sequence is MIPSGFAARHAVLAGGYGDRPDPADPADVLAMPIVLHIPKADPPARSALLAAAASATVALCLDDRVGPGPDGAPGPWQASLRDWVGARIRKVSRRARGAQWLAAQDVDGVTVDVDGAQARALVPGRVGALDPRIRKLQIGGTELDTDDPGPVPDGVPVLWVNATLGMTVGKAAAQVGHASMILAGAMSADRAFDWAADGYRCAVRDADETAWARLCADVAAGRAIAVRDAGFTEVAPGSTTVIARLA, encoded by the coding sequence GTGATCCCGTCCGGCTTCGCGGCCCGGCACGCGGTGCTGGCCGGCGGATACGGCGACCGTCCCGACCCCGCCGATCCGGCGGACGTGCTGGCGATGCCGATCGTCCTGCACATCCCCAAGGCGGACCCGCCCGCGCGCAGCGCCCTGCTCGCGGCGGCGGCGTCGGCGACCGTCGCGCTGTGCCTCGACGACCGGGTCGGGCCCGGCCCGGACGGGGCCCCCGGGCCGTGGCAGGCGTCGTTGCGGGACTGGGTCGGTGCCCGGATCCGGAAGGTGTCACGGCGGGCGCGGGGCGCGCAGTGGCTCGCGGCGCAGGACGTCGACGGGGTGACCGTCGACGTGGACGGCGCGCAGGCCCGCGCACTGGTCCCGGGCCGGGTCGGGGCGCTCGATCCGCGGATCCGTAAGTTGCAGATCGGCGGCACCGAGCTGGATACCGACGATCCCGGACCGGTGCCGGACGGTGTCCCGGTCCTGTGGGTGAACGCGACGCTGGGCATGACGGTCGGCAAGGCCGCCGCACAGGTCGGGCACGCGTCGATGATCCTGGCCGGCGCGATGTCCGCAGATCGAGCGTTCGACTGGGCGGCGGACGGCTACCGGTGTGCGGTCCGGGACGCCGACGAGACGGCGTGGGCGCGGTTGTGTGCCGACGTCGCCGCGGGCCGGGCGATCGCGGTCCGCGACGCGGGATTCACCGAGGTGGCACCGGGTTCGACGACGGTGATCGCGCGGCTCGCCTGA
- a CDS encoding enoyl-CoA hydratase-related protein produces MAEFVTLEVSEGIGTIRLARPPMNALNRQVQEEIRAAARQATVDADVKAVIVYGGEKVFAAGADIKEMAELDFVQMSEIIADLQSALGAIADIPKPTVAAITGYALGGGLELALGADRRIAGDNVKLGVPEVLLGIIPGGGGTQRLARLVGPSKAKDMVFTGRFVGAEEALAIGLIDEMVAPDEVYNAARTWASQFTGAASRAIAAAKAAIDEGLDTDLATGLKIEQHLFASLFATEDRTIGMASFVENGPGKASFTGK; encoded by the coding sequence ATGGCTGAGTTTGTGACCCTCGAGGTCTCCGAAGGTATCGGCACGATCCGTCTCGCGCGCCCCCCGATGAACGCGCTGAACCGTCAGGTGCAGGAGGAGATCCGGGCCGCGGCACGACAGGCGACGGTGGATGCGGACGTCAAGGCCGTCATCGTGTACGGCGGCGAGAAGGTGTTCGCGGCGGGTGCCGACATCAAGGAGATGGCGGAGCTCGACTTCGTGCAGATGAGCGAGATCATCGCGGACCTGCAGTCGGCGCTCGGCGCGATCGCCGACATCCCGAAGCCGACGGTCGCCGCGATCACCGGTTATGCGCTCGGTGGCGGTCTCGAACTCGCCCTCGGCGCAGACCGCCGCATCGCCGGTGACAATGTGAAACTCGGTGTCCCCGAGGTGCTTCTGGGCATCATCCCCGGTGGCGGCGGCACGCAGCGCCTGGCGCGTCTGGTCGGGCCGTCGAAGGCGAAGGACATGGTGTTCACGGGCCGTTTCGTCGGCGCCGAGGAGGCCCTCGCGATCGGTCTGATCGACGAGATGGTCGCCCCCGACGAGGTGTACAACGCGGCCCGCACGTGGGCGTCGCAGTTCACCGGTGCCGCGAGCCGCGCGATCGCTGCCGCGAAGGCTGCGATCGACGAGGGGCTGGACACCGATCTGGCGACCGGTCTGAAGATCGAGCAGCACCTGTTCGCGTCGCTGTTCGCCACCGAGGACCGCACGATCGGCATGGCGTCGTTCGTCGAGAACGGTCCCGGTAAGGCGTCGTTCACCGGCAAGTAG
- a CDS encoding ABC transporter substrate-binding protein: MTAVAAVGVTAALVLTGCSSSEDDARTAETTTASAGEFPRTVEHFRGATTVESQPQRVVTLDNSFTDAVLLLGSPLTGYADYRGAGLPDYLGDARTEYGADAESVGKVSDVNLEKVAALQPDLILSAEVRDGKNYETLSAIAPTVFSQTTGPTWKDNIRLVGRALGKEDVAEQKIGEYEARAKAIGDEINAKAGNPKISVVRFAGEPTARLYRTTSFSGIVLSDAGLARPDSQGPDPADPSSIMNAISPERITDADADVIFVTTYDDPAGKSAEMSQTFLQNPLWGTLHGRIVNVDDSLWMSPVSIQGAHKILDDLAEAFEVDPHNS; the protein is encoded by the coding sequence CTGACCGCCGTCGCCGCCGTAGGAGTGACCGCCGCCCTCGTCCTCACCGGATGCTCCTCGTCCGAGGACGACGCCCGCACTGCGGAGACAACGACCGCATCGGCCGGCGAGTTCCCCCGCACCGTCGAACACTTCCGCGGGGCCACCACCGTCGAATCGCAGCCGCAGCGCGTCGTGACCCTCGACAACAGCTTCACCGACGCCGTCCTCCTGCTCGGCTCACCGCTCACCGGCTACGCCGACTACCGCGGCGCCGGACTGCCCGACTATCTCGGCGACGCCCGCACCGAGTACGGCGCCGACGCCGAATCGGTGGGCAAGGTCTCCGACGTGAACCTCGAGAAGGTCGCCGCTCTGCAGCCCGACCTGATCCTGTCGGCCGAGGTCCGCGACGGGAAGAACTACGAGACGCTGTCCGCGATCGCCCCGACCGTCTTCTCGCAGACCACCGGGCCGACGTGGAAGGACAACATCCGACTCGTCGGGCGCGCACTCGGCAAGGAGGACGTGGCCGAGCAGAAGATCGGCGAGTACGAGGCCCGCGCGAAGGCCATCGGCGACGAGATCAACGCCAAGGCCGGCAACCCGAAGATCTCGGTCGTACGGTTCGCCGGCGAGCCCACCGCCCGCCTGTACCGGACCACATCGTTCAGCGGCATCGTGCTGTCCGATGCGGGCCTGGCCCGCCCCGACAGCCAGGGCCCCGACCCCGCGGACCCGAGCAGCATCATGAACGCGATCAGCCCGGAACGGATCACCGACGCCGACGCCGACGTCATCTTCGTCACGACGTACGACGACCCGGCCGGCAAGTCGGCCGAGATGTCCCAGACGTTCCTGCAGAACCCGCTGTGGGGAACACTGCACGGCCGGATCGTGAACGTCGACGACTCGCTGTGGATGTCCCCGGTCAGCATCCAGGGCGCACACAAGATCCTCGACGACCTCGCGGAAGCCTTCGAGGTGGACCCGCACAACAGCTAG
- the ctaD gene encoding cytochrome c oxidase subunit I: MTAVAPQPVPEITARPYPPRQGPKGSFIHKMVTTTDPKVLGIMYLVTSFAFFLIGGLMALLMRTELAVPGLQFLSNEQFNQLFTMHGTIMLLLYATPVVFGFANYIIPLQIGAPDVAFPRLNAFSYWLYLFGAIITTAGFITPGGAADFGWTAYTPLTSALHSPGMGADLWIMGLAVAGLGTILGAVNFITTIVCLRAPGMTMFRMSIFTWNILITSLLILLAFPILTAAFMGLWVDRHLGAHIFDPATGGVLLWQHLFWFFGHPEVYIIALPFFGIVSEIFPVFSRKPIFGYSGLVYATIGIGALSIAVWAHHMYATGAVLLPFFSFMTFLIAVPTGVKFFNWIGTMWKGHLTFETPMLFSVGFLVTFLFGGLSGVLLASPPIDFHVTDSYFVIAHFHYVLFGTIVFATYAGIYFWFPKMTGRLMDERLGKWHFWSTFVGFHATFLVQHWLGNEGMPRRYADYLPSDGFTFLNTFSTIGSFILGASTLPFLWNVFKSYRYGQVVTVDDPWGYGNSLEWATSCPPPRHNFTELPRIRSERPAFELHYPHMVERMRAEAHVGLTGGAKHPTTVLEDGKS; this comes from the coding sequence GTGACTGCCGTAGCGCCCCAGCCAGTCCCAGAGATAACCGCGAGGCCGTACCCGCCGCGGCAGGGACCGAAGGGCTCGTTCATCCACAAGATGGTGACGACCACTGATCCCAAGGTGCTCGGGATCATGTATCTGGTCACCTCGTTCGCGTTCTTCCTCATCGGCGGCCTGATGGCGCTGCTGATGCGTACCGAGCTCGCGGTGCCGGGTCTGCAGTTCCTGTCGAACGAGCAGTTCAACCAGCTGTTCACGATGCACGGCACGATCATGCTGCTGCTGTACGCGACGCCGGTCGTGTTCGGCTTCGCGAACTACATCATCCCGCTGCAGATCGGCGCCCCCGACGTGGCGTTCCCGCGTCTGAACGCGTTCAGCTACTGGCTGTACCTGTTCGGCGCGATCATCACCACGGCCGGGTTCATCACCCCCGGTGGTGCCGCGGACTTCGGCTGGACCGCCTACACCCCGCTCACGAGCGCACTGCACTCGCCGGGCATGGGCGCGGACCTGTGGATCATGGGTCTGGCCGTCGCCGGCCTGGGCACGATCCTCGGTGCGGTCAACTTCATCACCACGATCGTGTGCCTGCGCGCACCCGGCATGACCATGTTCCGGATGTCGATCTTCACGTGGAACATCCTGATCACGTCGCTGTTGATCCTGCTCGCGTTCCCGATCCTGACGGCCGCGTTCATGGGCCTGTGGGTGGACCGCCATCTCGGTGCCCACATCTTCGACCCGGCGACCGGCGGTGTCCTGCTGTGGCAGCACCTGTTCTGGTTCTTCGGCCACCCCGAGGTGTACATCATCGCGCTGCCGTTCTTCGGCATCGTCTCGGAGATCTTCCCGGTGTTCTCGCGCAAGCCGATCTTCGGTTACAGCGGCCTGGTGTACGCCACCATCGGCATCGGCGCCCTGTCGATCGCGGTGTGGGCGCACCACATGTACGCCACGGGCGCGGTCCTGCTGCCGTTCTTCTCGTTCATGACGTTCCTCATCGCCGTGCCGACCGGCGTGAAGTTCTTCAACTGGATCGGCACCATGTGGAAGGGGCATCTGACCTTCGAGACCCCGATGCTGTTCTCGGTCGGCTTCCTGGTGACGTTCCTGTTCGGAGGCCTGTCGGGCGTCCTGCTCGCGTCCCCGCCGATCGACTTCCACGTCACCGACTCGTACTTCGTCATCGCGCACTTCCACTACGTGCTGTTCGGCACCATCGTGTTCGCCACCTACGCGGGCATCTACTTCTGGTTCCCGAAGATGACCGGCCGGCTCATGGACGAGCGTCTCGGCAAGTGGCACTTCTGGAGCACGTTCGTCGGCTTCCACGCCACGTTCCTGGTGCAGCACTGGCTCGGTAACGAGGGCATGCCGCGCCGCTACGCCGACTACCTGCCGTCCGACGGGTTCACGTTCCTGAACACGTTCTCCACGATCGGCTCGTTCATCCTCGGCGCCTCGACGCTGCCGTTCCTGTGGAACGTCTTCAAGAGCTACCGCTACGGCCAGGTCGTCACCGTCGACGACCCGTGGGGCTACGGCAACTCCCTCGAGTGGGCCACCAGCTGCCCGCCGCCGCGGCACAACTTCACCGAGCTGCCCCGGATCCGTTCGGAGCGCCCGGCATTCGAGCTGCACTACCCGCACATGGTCGAGCGGATGCGCGCCGAAGCCCACGTCGGACTCACCGGTGGAGCCAAGCACCCCACCACGGTCCTGGAAGACGGCAAGTCCTGA
- a CDS encoding NUDIX domain-containing protein, with translation METMREPGSPVDPKDASTVMLVRDGADGVEVFLLRRVTGMAFAGGMTVFPGGGVDPSDGDADVRWAGPPPSWWAHRFGVDESRAQAAVCAAVRETFEECGVLLAGPTADTVVADTSGYAQARRRLESRELSFAEFLEQENLVLRSDLLRPWANWITPVQEGRRYDTRFFVAVLPQGQQADGDTSEAAEVAWRTPAAAVDDWRGKRSILLPPTWTQLTELGRYDGVDAILAAEPEISPILPDLTFVDGTPRVSFPGEAGYYGTGAHPWSTAQ, from the coding sequence ATGGAAACCATGCGTGAGCCCGGCTCTCCGGTCGATCCGAAGGACGCGTCCACCGTCATGTTGGTGCGCGACGGTGCGGACGGGGTGGAGGTGTTCCTGCTGCGCCGAGTGACCGGGATGGCGTTCGCCGGGGGCATGACGGTGTTCCCGGGGGGCGGTGTCGACCCGAGCGACGGCGACGCCGACGTGCGTTGGGCGGGGCCACCGCCGTCGTGGTGGGCGCACCGGTTCGGTGTCGACGAGTCCCGGGCGCAGGCGGCGGTGTGCGCGGCGGTGCGGGAGACGTTCGAGGAGTGCGGGGTGCTGCTCGCCGGCCCGACGGCGGATACCGTCGTCGCGGACACCTCCGGGTACGCGCAGGCCCGCCGCCGGCTCGAATCGCGGGAGTTGTCGTTCGCGGAGTTCCTGGAGCAGGAGAACCTGGTGCTGCGCAGTGACCTGTTGCGGCCGTGGGCCAACTGGATCACCCCGGTTCAGGAGGGACGCCGCTACGACACCCGGTTCTTCGTCGCGGTGCTGCCGCAGGGGCAGCAGGCCGACGGGGACACCTCGGAGGCCGCGGAGGTGGCGTGGCGGACCCCGGCCGCGGCCGTCGACGACTGGCGCGGCAAGCGCAGCATCCTGCTGCCGCCGACGTGGACGCAGCTGACGGAGCTGGGCCGGTACGACGGCGTCGACGCGATTCTCGCTGCGGAGCCGGAGATCTCGCCGATCCTGCCGGATCTGACGTTCGTCGACGGCACGCCGCGGGTGTCGTTCCCGGGGGAAGCCGGCTACTACGGCACCGGGGCCCACCCTTGGTCGACCGCCCAGTAA
- a CDS encoding class I SAM-dependent methyltransferase has translation MTASPTDPAPNPHATAEEVAAAMQDTKLAQVLYHDWEAETYDEKWSISYDERCIDYARGRFDAVAGDQDLPYERALELGCGTGFFLLNLMQGGVAKTGSVTDLSPGMVKVALRNAEGLGLPVDGRVADAERIPYDDNTFDLVVGHAVLHHIPDVEQSLREVIRVLKPGGRFVFAGEPTTVGDFYARWLSRATWYLTTNVTKFGPLSSWRRPQAELDESSRAAALEAVVDIHTFDPADLEKMARSAGAVQVHAASEEFTAAMLGWPVRTFEAAVPEGKLGWNWAKFAFGGWKALSWVDDNVMKHIVPKGFFYNAMITGVKPGATD, from the coding sequence ATGACTGCTAGCCCGACAGACCCCGCACCCAACCCGCACGCCACGGCCGAAGAGGTCGCGGCCGCGATGCAGGACACCAAGCTCGCCCAGGTCCTGTATCACGACTGGGAGGCGGAGACGTACGACGAGAAGTGGTCGATCTCGTACGACGAGCGCTGCATCGACTACGCGCGCGGGCGCTTCGACGCAGTCGCCGGCGACCAGGACCTGCCCTACGAGCGGGCCCTCGAACTCGGCTGCGGTACGGGCTTCTTCCTGCTCAACCTCATGCAGGGTGGTGTCGCGAAGACCGGTTCGGTCACCGACCTGTCGCCCGGCATGGTGAAGGTGGCGCTGCGCAACGCCGAGGGGCTGGGCCTGCCGGTCGACGGTCGGGTGGCGGACGCCGAGCGGATCCCGTACGACGACAACACGTTCGACCTGGTCGTCGGGCACGCGGTGCTGCACCACATCCCGGATGTCGAGCAGTCGCTGCGCGAGGTGATCCGGGTCCTCAAGCCCGGTGGCCGTTTCGTCTTCGCCGGCGAGCCCACCACGGTCGGCGACTTCTACGCCCGTTGGCTCTCTCGCGCCACGTGGTATCTGACCACCAACGTCACCAAGTTCGGCCCGCTCAGCAGCTGGCGTCGTCCGCAGGCCGAGCTCGACGAGTCGTCCCGCGCGGCGGCACTCGAGGCCGTCGTCGACATCCACACGTTCGATCCGGCGGATCTCGAGAAGATGGCACGTTCGGCCGGTGCGGTGCAGGTGCACGCGGCGTCGGAGGAGTTCACGGCCGCGATGCTCGGCTGGCCGGTCCGCACGTTCGAGGCGGCCGTCCCGGAGGGCAAGCTCGGCTGGAACTGGGCCAAGTTCGCGTTCGGCGGCTGGAAGGCTCTCAGCTGGGTCGACGACAACGTCATGAAGCACATCGTCCCGAAGGGCTTCTTCTACAACGCGATGATCACCGGCGTGAAGCCGGGCGCCACCGACTGA
- a CDS encoding ABC transporter ATP-binding protein, with product MVTVSEPDPDLLIDFEDVVIRRGGATLVGPVSWKVELDEKWVVLGPNGAGKTSLLRIAAAEVHPTSGVARLLGETLGRTDVTELRPRIGLSSSALAHRVPADEVVKDLVVSAGYAVLGRWRERYEDMDTERAVEMLESLGAEHLADRTYGTLSEGERKRVLIARALMTDPELLLLDEPAAGLDLGGREELVARLGDLASDPDSPATVLITHHVEEIPPGFTHALLLSEGRVVSQGLLDDVITAENLSAAFSQSISLDRVDGRYFARRSRLPGRHRA from the coding sequence ATGGTGACCGTGTCGGAACCAGATCCTGATCTCCTCATCGATTTCGAAGACGTCGTGATCCGCCGGGGCGGTGCGACCCTCGTCGGTCCCGTCTCCTGGAAGGTGGAACTCGACGAGAAGTGGGTCGTTCTCGGCCCCAACGGCGCGGGCAAGACGTCGCTGCTGCGTATCGCGGCCGCCGAGGTTCATCCCACGTCCGGTGTCGCCCGGCTGCTGGGCGAAACCCTCGGCCGGACCGACGTCACCGAGTTGCGTCCCCGGATCGGCCTGTCGTCGTCCGCTCTCGCCCACCGGGTTCCGGCGGACGAGGTCGTGAAGGATCTCGTGGTGTCCGCCGGGTACGCGGTCCTGGGCCGGTGGCGGGAACGCTACGAGGACATGGACACCGAGCGGGCCGTCGAGATGCTCGAGAGTCTCGGTGCCGAGCATCTGGCCGACCGCACGTACGGGACGCTGTCGGAGGGCGAACGCAAGCGCGTGCTCATCGCGCGGGCGCTCATGACCGACCCGGAGCTGCTACTCCTCGACGAGCCCGCCGCGGGCCTCGACCTCGGTGGCCGCGAGGAGTTGGTCGCGCGGCTCGGGGATCTGGCGTCGGATCCGGATTCGCCCGCGACGGTGCTCATCACGCACCACGTCGAGGAGATTCCGCCGGGCTTCACGCACGCGCTGCTGCTGTCGGAGGGCCGGGTCGTGTCGCAGGGTCTGCTCGACGACGTGATCACCGCCGAGAACCTCAGTGCGGCGTTCAGTCAGTCGATCAGTCTGGACCGCGTCGACGGCCGGTACTTCGCCCGTCGCAGCCGGCTTCCCGGCCGGCACCGGGCCTGA
- the serB gene encoding phosphoserine phosphatase SerB, with amino-acid sequence MGASDATVLVTVTGPDRPGVTSVLFGALSRHDVSLLDVEQVVIRGRLTLGVLVQCPTDPELLQEALEEAMDTVGMHVDVAIGADPDARQHVSTHAVVVLGSPVSARAFRALSRELARQGANIDSIRGIADYPVTGLELMVTASNTDTDADAQLRAGLAEVAAGENVDVAVERGGLARRAKRLIVFDVDSTLVQGEVIEMLAARAGVEDEVRAVTEAAMRGEIDFTESLNQRVATLAGLDASVIDDVAAELQLTPGARTTIRTLRRLGYHCGVVSGGFRQVIEGLAHELELDFVQANTLEIVDGKLTGRVVGDVVDRAYKATALRKFAAEVGVPMEQTVAVGDGANDIDMLTAAGLGVAFNAKPALREVADTALNYPFLDAVLFILGVTRDEVEAADAVDGGVRRVPLA; translated from the coding sequence GTGGGTGCGTCAGACGCCACGGTTCTGGTGACGGTTACAGGTCCGGACAGGCCCGGCGTGACGTCGGTTCTCTTCGGGGCGCTCTCGCGTCACGACGTGAGCCTGCTCGACGTCGAGCAGGTCGTGATCCGGGGCCGGCTCACCCTGGGCGTGCTGGTGCAGTGCCCCACCGATCCGGAGTTGCTGCAGGAGGCGCTCGAGGAGGCGATGGACACCGTCGGGATGCACGTCGACGTGGCGATCGGCGCGGATCCGGATGCCCGCCAGCACGTGTCGACGCACGCCGTCGTGGTGCTGGGCAGCCCCGTCAGTGCGCGGGCGTTCCGGGCGCTGTCCCGGGAGCTGGCCCGACAGGGCGCCAACATCGATTCGATCCGCGGTATCGCCGACTACCCGGTCACGGGGCTCGAACTGATGGTCACCGCGTCGAACACCGACACCGACGCCGACGCGCAGCTGCGGGCGGGCCTCGCCGAGGTCGCGGCCGGGGAGAACGTGGACGTGGCCGTCGAGCGCGGCGGCCTCGCCCGGCGGGCGAAGCGCCTCATCGTGTTCGACGTCGATTCGACGCTGGTGCAGGGTGAGGTCATCGAGATGCTCGCGGCCCGGGCCGGTGTCGAGGACGAGGTGCGTGCGGTCACCGAGGCCGCGATGCGCGGCGAGATCGACTTCACCGAGTCGTTGAACCAGCGGGTCGCCACGCTCGCGGGCCTGGACGCATCCGTCATCGACGACGTCGCGGCCGAGTTGCAGCTCACGCCCGGCGCCCGCACCACGATCCGTACCCTGCGCCGGCTCGGCTACCACTGTGGTGTCGTCTCGGGCGGATTCCGTCAGGTCATCGAGGGGCTCGCGCACGAACTCGAGCTCGACTTCGTACAGGCCAACACGCTCGAGATCGTCGACGGCAAGCTCACGGGCCGGGTCGTCGGTGACGTCGTCGACCGGGCCTACAAGGCCACCGCGCTGCGCAAGTTCGCCGCCGAGGTGGGGGTGCCGATGGAGCAGACCGTCGCGGTCGGTGACGGCGCCAACGACATCGACATGCTCACCGCCGCGGGTCTCGGTGTCGCGTTCAACGCGAAGCCGGCGCTGCGGGAGGTCGCCGACACGGCACTGAACTACCCGTTCCTCGATGCGGTGCTGTTCATTCTGGGCGTCACCCGCGACGAGGTCGAGGCCGCCGACGCTGTCGACGGCGGCGTGCGGCGGGTTCCGCTCGCGTGA
- a CDS encoding class I SAM-dependent methyltransferase, which translates to MGYDFTLDDVDYLRSGDGVAALAETAESELSTRTRLADIGRARTRFGDRAGLLIETVLLRRKAEAKLDGGAAWLLTDDAVQQATPSLVARRRSVRLTGRRVHDVTCSIGAELSALVPVADTVIGSDLDPVRLAMAAHNVPGAVLVRADALRPCTRDTVVIADPARRSGGKRTHDPAALMPPLPDLLDVYAGRDLAVKCAPGLDFDALDWDGEVEIVSLDGGVREACLWSPGLAGTGVRRRASVLRSDGSAWEITDAEPDDIPEREPGEWIVDPDGAVVRAGLVRHYAARHGLWQLDPRIAYLTGDRVPDGVRGFRILSQLKYTEKALRQELSARDCGSAEILVRGLDVDPDALRRRLKLRGATPLSVVLTRIGRTPVAFVCAARD; encoded by the coding sequence GTGGGATACGACTTCACACTCGACGATGTCGACTATCTGCGCAGCGGCGACGGTGTCGCCGCGCTCGCGGAGACGGCGGAGTCGGAACTGTCCACGCGCACGCGCCTGGCCGACATCGGTCGGGCGCGTACGCGTTTCGGTGATCGTGCCGGACTGCTGATCGAGACGGTGCTGCTGCGCCGCAAGGCGGAGGCCAAGCTCGACGGGGGAGCGGCGTGGCTGCTCACCGACGATGCGGTGCAGCAGGCGACGCCGTCGCTGGTGGCCCGCCGTCGCAGCGTCCGGTTGACGGGCCGACGCGTCCACGACGTCACCTGTTCGATCGGGGCGGAGTTGTCGGCGCTGGTTCCGGTGGCGGACACCGTGATCGGCAGCGACCTCGACCCGGTGCGGCTGGCGATGGCCGCGCACAACGTGCCCGGTGCGGTGCTGGTGCGGGCGGACGCGCTGCGCCCGTGCACCCGCGACACCGTGGTGATCGCGGACCCGGCCCGCCGCTCGGGTGGCAAGCGCACCCACGATCCGGCGGCGCTGATGCCGCCGCTGCCGGACCTCCTCGACGTCTACGCCGGCCGCGACCTCGCTGTGAAGTGTGCTCCGGGACTGGATTTCGATGCTCTCGACTGGGACGGCGAAGTGGAGATCGTCTCGCTCGACGGCGGGGTGCGGGAGGCGTGCCTGTGGTCGCCGGGCCTGGCCGGGACCGGGGTGCGCCGGCGGGCGAGCGTGCTGCGGTCGGACGGGTCGGCCTGGGAGATCACCGACGCCGAGCCCGACGACATCCCGGAACGCGAACCGGGGGAGTGGATCGTCGACCCGGACGGTGCCGTCGTCCGGGCGGGGCTGGTGCGGCACTACGCGGCCCGGCACGGGCTGTGGCAACTCGATCCGCGGATCGCGTACCTGACCGGCGACCGCGTGCCCGACGGGGTCCGCGGATTCCGGATCCTGTCGCAACTCAAATACACGGAAAAGGCGCTGCGGCAGGAACTGTCGGCCCGGGACTGCGGGTCCGCGGAGATCCTGGTCCGGGGTCTCGACGTCGACCCGGACGCACTGCGGCGTCGACTGAAACTGCGGGGGGCGACGCCACTGTCGGTGGTGCTCACCCGCATCGGGCGCACGCCGGTCGCGTTCGTGTGTGCAGCCCGGGACTGA
- a CDS encoding PQQ-binding-like beta-propeller repeat protein, translated as MRRALRSSAATLTAVSALLLVGCGADSGTENVFGGGGWPGMHADARNSDTSGVTGPRTPEFTWSRPVGAPTPVRATVAANGQVFLTSQAGEGCNLLSFQLDSGRKRWCVWTGPGAATSSPIVDDRTNVYVGTEGAMSSFDQRGQLRWFRPVTGTPLSAQFTGDGRLLFVTHLGQIVILDPQTGDRVAAPYDLIPPASFTQDANVDPVPNGLGLDACFDGGPACPVANPPAIDLGNGRFVLTFTRPGESRADLVAMQYTGGDSPRIEPVWSTTTLDDGPAGAPVLSADGATVYANDNAGQLWAVDAETGTPKWSHDLGYRPLDGPSVSADGLIVPAGGENAHLIALRDRGDSVETVWERDDLAPVGGAAQTAGGTGHTTVRGSDGGVTLLTFDLGTGETLDQDVLPGATGFTAGTSIGPDGEILTPTLIGELFVLK; from the coding sequence ATGCGGCGCGCCCTCAGGTCGTCGGCGGCAACGCTGACGGCGGTCTCGGCTCTCCTGCTCGTGGGATGCGGCGCGGATTCCGGCACCGAGAACGTTTTCGGCGGCGGTGGCTGGCCGGGCATGCACGCCGACGCCCGAAACAGCGACACGAGCGGTGTCACCGGCCCCCGCACACCGGAATTCACGTGGTCGCGTCCCGTGGGTGCCCCGACTCCGGTCCGGGCGACGGTCGCCGCGAACGGGCAGGTCTTCCTCACCTCCCAGGCCGGCGAGGGCTGCAACCTGCTGTCGTTCCAGCTCGACTCCGGCCGCAAACGCTGGTGTGTGTGGACGGGCCCCGGGGCGGCGACGTCGTCCCCGATCGTCGACGACAGGACCAACGTGTACGTGGGCACCGAGGGGGCGATGAGCTCGTTCGACCAGCGCGGCCAGCTGCGGTGGTTCCGGCCGGTGACCGGAACACCCCTGTCCGCCCAGTTCACCGGTGACGGAAGGCTGCTGTTCGTTACGCATCTCGGGCAGATCGTGATCCTCGACCCGCAGACCGGTGACCGGGTGGCCGCCCCGTACGACCTGATCCCGCCCGCATCGTTCACACAGGACGCGAACGTGGACCCGGTCCCGAACGGGCTGGGCCTCGACGCGTGCTTCGACGGCGGCCCGGCATGCCCCGTCGCGAATCCACCCGCGATCGACCTCGGCAACGGCCGGTTCGTGCTCACCTTCACCCGGCCGGGAGAGTCCCGCGCCGACCTGGTCGCGATGCAGTACACCGGCGGCGACAGTCCCCGCATCGAACCGGTGTGGTCGACGACGACGCTCGACGACGGTCCGGCCGGCGCCCCGGTCCTGTCCGCAGACGGGGCCACGGTGTACGCGAACGACAATGCCGGGCAGCTGTGGGCGGTCGACGCCGAGACCGGCACCCCGAAGTGGAGCCACGACCTCGGCTACCGTCCGCTCGACGGCCCGTCCGTGTCCGCCGACGGGCTGATCGTCCCGGCAGGCGGCGAGAACGCGCACCTGATCGCACTCCGGGACCGCGGCGACAGCGTCGAAACCGTTTGGGAACGCGACGATCTCGCACCGGTCGGAGGCGCGGCCCAGACAGCCGGCGGCACCGGCCACACGACGGTCCGCGGCAGCGACGGCGGTGTCACACTGCTCACGTTCGACCTCGGAACCGGTGAGACCCTCGACCAGGACGTGCTGCCCGGCGCCACCGGATTCACCGCCGGCACCTCGATCGGACCGGACGGCGAGATCCTCACCCCGACACTCATCGGCGAACTGTTCGTCCTGAAATAG